A single Gambusia affinis linkage group LG22, SWU_Gaff_1.0, whole genome shotgun sequence DNA region contains:
- the LOC122825668 gene encoding uncharacterized protein LOC122825668: protein MNIQREVKKGMVQSSPRSARLSLDRNCSLIINNIMAEDAGCYKCLLWNRGHNDAHVHLNNMIISSSPPDVDPTKNEEITLLCSLMRLGSCPDKSFLWVDETGSELTGEGDGYKYGGQIGCVSSLTVNLQSSRRFTCQFVEGNKVKIEAHYQCKGPPASSPLSFIMLTLKITGLILMVGITVGIIRTRGRKKPQKDVNVRFSVDDDSVSFENDGERSAAAALH, encoded by the exons ATGAACATTCAACGGGAAGTTAAAAAAGGAATGGTTCAGAGTTCACCTCGTTCTGCCAGGCTGAGTTTGGACAGAAACTGTTCTCTGATCATCAACAACATCATGGCTGAGGATGCTGGATGCTACAAATGTCTGCTTTGGAACAGAGGTCATAATGATGCACATGTGCACTTAAATAATATGATCA tctcttCATCTCCACCAGATGTTGACCCAACAAAGAATGAAGAGATCACATTACTCTGTTCTCTGATGAGACTCGGTTCTTGTCCAGATAAAAGTTTCCTCTGGGTGgatgagacaggaagtgaactgaCTGGTGAAGGTGATGGATATAAATATGGAGGACAGATTGGTTGTGTTTCTAGTCTGACTGTGAATcttcagagcagcagaagattCACCTGCCAGTTTGTTGAAGGAAACAAAGTGAAGATAGAAGCTCACTACCAGTGTAAAG GCCCCCCCGCCTCGTCTCCTCTGAGCTTCATCATGTTGACTCTGAAGATCACAGGACTGATCCTGATGGTTGGAATCACTGTTGGtatcatcagaaccagag gaagaaaaaagccTCAGAAAGACGTTAAT gttcgtttttctgttgatgacgaCTCAGTGAGCTTTGAAAATGATGGAGAACGTTCTGCTGCCGCCGCTCTCCACTGA